The genomic stretch TGGGTCGCCAGCGCGGCATAACGCAGAATGTGGCGGTGAGCAGCCTGCAAGAGAATCAGTGCCGCCTGGTAAAACGTATTTTCCGGATCCTGTACAACGAGCTGTTGCAATTCGGACACCAGATTATCCAGCCCGGTATTCAGCAGACGCGGGTAATCGATAATGATGTGCCCCTGGCCTTTGTCGGTCTGGTTGATGCTGAAAATCTGCGTTTTGGTCGCTGCTTTAACGTCTTCTGGCATTTGCTGATTGATGAAATCTTTCATCGAGCGGGATTCCCAGTAAGGGAAAAGCTGCTCGCGGTAAACCTGTTTATCCTGCTCTGAAATGTTGAAACGGTCCTGCGGACGGGTGGCGAAAGCATCCAGCTCTTTCAGCAACCAGTAAGGATCCATTTCCGGAGAGACGATTCCCGCTCGTGGTTTTACCGTGCGATTACCGGCGATCAGCTCGTCTTCACGCAGGGTAATTTCAACGTTGTCCAGAATGTAAGCCGTCGCTTTTGCACGGCGCAGAAGTGTACATTCGCCTTCTGTGCCGCGATGGCTTTCGGTATACAGCAGGGCACGCTCCAGCGAAATTTCACGAGGGCTGGTGAAGAGTGTGGCTTTCAGACGTTCGATGCGGGAAGTCATCTTATTCTCCTTGTGATTAATCCGTGGCCGTCGCGCTGGCGAGATGTGCCGAGATTTTTTCCATAATGGCGTCAGCGCGTTTTACTGCGTCGCTGATTGCCACGCGAACCACGACTTTGCCTTTAAAACGTTCTTCAAATTTGATGCCGATGTCTTTGGTGAGGATCACCATGTCGGCGGCGGCAACATCCTCCACGGTCAGCTCGTTTTCCAGGCCAATTGAACCCTGTGTTTCGACTTTGCAGTCCCAGCCTTTGGCTTTGGCCGCGCGTTCAATCGCTTCAGCGGCCATATAGGTGTGGGCAACGCCGGAAGGGCAGGCAGTGACAGCAATAATTTTGGTCATGATCTTCACCTTTGGTTTGATGTCTGAGGTCAGTTAATTTCGAAGTCCAGATCCAGGTCTGATTCCTGATGTTTTTTAGCCGACTGCTTTTTGGCAGCCAGATACTTCAGTACGTTGACACACACGGCGGTCACGACCATACCCACCAGCAGAGCCGCGATAAAACCGAGTTTCCCCTGAACGACGGGCAGCACAATCAGCCCGCCCCAGCCGGCATAACATTCAGCGCCCAGCAGCGCAGCGGTCACTGCCGCACAGGCGGAGCCCATCATGATGGAAGGAATAACGCGCAGGGGGTCGGCGGCGGCGAAAGGGATCGCGCCTTCGGTCACGCCGACGCAGCCCATTAACAGGGCGGCTTTCCCGGCTTCGCGTTCTTCAGTGGAATAGTATTTGCGGCCAATCAGCGTGGCGAAACCCAGCCCCAGCGGCGGCGTGGCGATAGCAACGGCGGCAATTGCCACGACGGTATAAACGCCCTGTGCCACGCAGATCAGCATAAAGGCGTAGGCGACTTTATTGACTGGCCCGCCCATATCGAAGGCCAGCATCAGCCCCATAATGATGGCGAGCACGACAATGCTGCCCTGCTGCATACCTTGCAACCAGTGGGTCAACGAGGAAGTCAGCAACCCGACCGGTTCGCCCAGCCCCCACATCATGGTGCCTGCCGTCAGCAGGGTGCCGATAATCGGGATCACGAAGATCGGCATCACGGAGCGCAGGATCTTCGGCACCGGGATCTTCTTCAGATAGAAAACAATGATCCCCCGAGAAGGCCGGCGATGATCGCGCCGAAAAAGCCTGCACCAAAGGAAGCGCCGACCCAGGCACCGATGGCTGACGGCGCGAGCGCTGAGCGGTCCGAGATGGAATAACCGATGTAAGCCGCCAGGAAAGGCACCATCAGCGTCAGACCGGCTACGCCGATATCAAACAGTTTTTTCAGGTTCGGATCGGTGGCTGCGTCAGGCATGGCACCTTTGCCGTAGAGCATGACAGAGACCGCCAGCAGAATGCCGCCCGCGACCACAAAAGGGATCATATGGGATACGCCGGTCATCAGGTGCTGACGGGTATTTTTCAGAATAGTAAGCAATTCTTTCATGGTGGGCTCCGGTGTCGGGCGAAAATAACGGAACGTCCTTTTCAGCAAAACCTCGGAAGCTGAAAGGATATTGACGACCACAATAGGCCGCCATCATGAGCGCTAATAGTGGACAAATTTGTGTTTTACTGGACTTTTGTAAGCTCAGTTCAAAAATGCGAGCAGGTTCAAATAACCCGAGTCGGAGGGAGGTTTTTACGTCAGAACTCAATGTGAGCTGCCTCGCAAAAAGCAACGGACATTACATTTGTCCAGTGTTTGTCATTTTTGTCTGGTAGCAAGTTGGCCCGCGAGACTCTTATCCTGCAATGAGCCGGTTTATCCGCCGGAATTTGGGATGAGGATTCAGAAATGACCAAGAAGTTGAGCTTCACCTGCGTACTGGTAAATGGTGTTCATGCCCGTCCGGCCAGCCATATTGAAACGCTGTGCAATGGATTTGATTCTGCTTTTCACTGGCACAATGTCCGTTCTGATCGCAAAGCCGATGGCAAAAGTGTTCTGTCGCTGATTGGCGCGGATATTTTGCCGGGTGATGAATGCCACGTCACCGTGGAAGGGGAAGACGAAGAGGCCGCGTATGCAGCGCTGGCGCATTTTATTGAACACCAGTTTCCGCTGTGTGATGAAGCCCTGCCTGAGCACGATGGTCAGGCAGAGCGGGAACCTCTTCCTGAATCTCTGGCACATCTTTCCCCGCTGGTCTTTCGCGCCCGTTCCGTCAGTGAAGGCTGCGCACTGGGGAAACTGGTCAGCCTTGCCCGCGTGAATCTGGCGACGCTGACGGATTTACCCGCGCCGCAAGGCACGGATAAAGAACAAAGTTTGCTTTCTCACGGGTTGGCAGCGCTGGAGAAATCCATCGAACTTCAGCTTATGGCAGGGAATGGCACGGTGACCGCCGTGCTGGAGGCACACCGCTCTTTGCTCCGGGATAACAGCCTGCGTGACGCGCTGCATCAGCAGGTCATGGAAGGGAAAAGTTGCGCGCAAAGCATTGTGGAGACCGCCCTGCATTTCAGCGAACAGCTGGCACTGTCTTCCAGTGCTTATTTGCGCGAACGCGAACTGGACATTCGTGATGTCAGCTTCCAGCTTTTGCAACAAATCTATGGCGAAGAGTGCTTCGCGTCTCAGCAAAAACTGAGTGAAGCGAGTATTTGTCTGGCGGATGAACTGACGCCAAGCCAATTTCTCGAACTCGATAAACAACACCTTAAAGGATTGCTGCTCGGCAGCGGTGGCAGCACATCGCATACGGTGATCCTCGCGCGGTCTTTCAATATTCCCACGCTGGTTGGGGTCGATCCGCAGTCATTACAGGCGTATCTGCGGCAGGATGTGCAGATTGACGGCGATCTCGGGCTGGTGGCTTGTGCGCTCAGCGAGCCGGTGCGGCGTTATTACCGTCAGGAAGAATGTGTCCGTCAGGCATTGCGTCAGCAGCAGAGTGCATATCTTGATACACCGGGTTACACCGCCGACGGCGTGCGTCTGGAAGTTGCGGCGAATATCGCGCATTCGGTTGAAGCCGACGCGGCATTCAGTAACGGTGCCGAAGCTGTAGGGCTGTTCCGTACTGAAATGCTCTATATGGATCGCGCGAGCGCGCCTTCTGAAGATGAGTTGTACAACATTTATTGTCAGGCAACGGAAGCGGCAAAAGGCAAAACCGTTATTATCCGCACCATGGATATTGGTGGCGATAAACCGGTTCATTACCTGAATATTCCGGCTGAAAACAACCCTTTCCTGGGCTACCGCGCTGTCCGTATTTATCAGGAGTTCCTGCCTTTATTCCTCACGCAGTTGCGTTCTATTTTGCGTGCTTCTGCACACGGTCCGCTGAAAATCATGATTCCGATGATTTCTTCCATGGAAGAAATTTTATGGGTGAAAGACCGTCTGGCGGAGGCCAAACAGTCTCTGCGCAATGAGCAGATTCCGTTTGATGAAAAAATCCCGTTCGGGATCATGCTGGAAGTCCCGTCGGTAATGTTCATCATCGATCAGTGCTGTGAAGAGATTGATTTCTTGAGCATCGGCAGCAATGACCTGACGCAATACCTGCTCGCCGTTGACCGCGATAACGCCAAAGTTACCCGTCATTACAACAGCCTGAATCCGGCATTCCTGCGCGGGCTTGACCACGTGGTTCGCGAAGTACATCGCCACGGTAAATGGATTGGTTTATGCGGCGAACTGGGCGCAAAAGGTTCCGTATTGCCGCTGCTGGTCGGCCTCGGGCTGGATGAAATCAGCATGAGTGCGCCGTCTGTGCCGGTGACGAAAGCACGTCTGGCAAAACTTGACAGCCGGGAATGCCGCCAGTTGCTCAACCGTGCGATGCAGTGCCGCACGTCGCTTGAGGTTGAACATTTGCTGGCGCAGTTCCGTATGACCGTGAACGACGCGCCGCTGATCACCGCAGAATGCGTGGCGCTCAATGCGGACTGGCGCAGTAAAGAGGAAGTCATAAAAGGCATGGTCGATAACCTGATGCTGGCCGGACGTTGTCGCTACCCGCGAAAACTGGCAGCAGACGTCTGGGCGCGTGAAGCCGTATTTTCGACCGGACTGGGTTTCGGTTTTGCTATCCCGCATACCAAATCAGAACATATCGAACAATCGACAATCAGCGTCGCGAAGTTGCCTGAACCGGTGCAATGGGGCGATGAAGAAGCGCAGTTTGTCGTCATGCTGACCCTCAATAAGCACGCGGCAGGCGATCAGCATATGCGGATTTTCTCAAAGCTGGCGCGCCGGATTATGCATGACAGTTTCCGCGATGCGCTGATGAATTCGACCACGGCAGCGCAAATTGAAACGCTGCTGAAACAAGAGCTGGAACTCTGACAGGAGAGGATATGGAACTTTATCTGGATACCGCTGATATCAGCGCAGTAAAACGTTTATCCCGTATTTTGCCGTTACAGGGCGTGACCACAAACCCGAGTATTGTGGCAAAAGCCCGGACGTCATTATGGGAGGTCTTGCCTGCGCTGCGTGATGCCTTAGGCGGTGAAGGAAAACTGTTTGCACAGGTGCTGGCAAATCAGGCCGAACAAATGGTTGAAGAAGCCGAATTGCTTCATTCCCGCGTGCCGGGTCTGGTTGTGAAAGTTCCGGCCACGGCGGAAGGGCTGGCCGCCATCAAAATCCTGCGTACCCGAAAAATCCCGACGCTGGGAACCGCCGTGTATGGCGCGGGTCAGGGATTGCTTTCGGCGCTGGCAGGGGCGGAATATGTTGCACCGTACGTGAACCGCCTCGATGCGCAGGGCGGGGACGGAATTGTGATGGTGACGCAATTGCAGAAATTGCTGACGTTGCATGCACCGCACGCCAAAGTGCTGGCCGCCAGCTTCAAAACGCCGCGTCAGGCGCTTGATTGTCTGCTGGCCGGATGCCAGTCCGTAACGATACCGGTGGACGTTGCTGAGCAGTTTGTCAGCGCGCCGGCGGTTCAGGCTGCGGTGGTTAAATTCGAAGAAGACTGGCAGGGCGCATTTGGTCAGTTGTCGCTGCGTTAAATTTTTCTGCGATTGTAAATCTGCAAGTAATCTAAATCTGCAAGTAAAAAGCCCGGCAGGAAAACCTGTCGGGCTTCTGACATTTGAGGTCTTTACCCTGCAGTTTTGGTGATTACTTCACGCCATACTGTGCAAAGAAATCCAGCATACGCTGCCAGCCATCTTGAGCCACTTCGGCGTTATAGCTCGGGCGGTAATCGGCATTGAATGCATGACCGGCTTCAGGGTAAACCACGATTTCCGCGTTGGCATTGGCCGCGCGAATTGCCTGCCGCATGGTTTCGACCGTATCCAGCGGAATGCCGGTGTCCTGGCCGCCGTACAAACCTAACACCGGCGCATCAAGCGCAGCGGCACGGTCAACCGGGTTGGTCGGGTTGGTCAGCGTTTTGTTGCCGACCAGTTTTCCGTACCACGCCACGCCCGCTTTCAGCTGCGGGTTATGCGCCGCATACAGCCACGCGATTCTTCCACCCCAGCAGAAACCGGTGATCCCCAGCTTGGAAATATCCCCGCCGTGCTGAGATGCCCAATGCGCGGTGTGGTCGAGATCAGAAAGGACCTGCTGATCCGGCACTTTGCTGACCAGTTTTTCGAACAGTTCGCTGATTTCGGTGTAATCACGCGGATCGCCCTGACGGAAATACAGTTCAGGCGCGATAGCCAGATACCCTTGTTTTGCCAGCCGGCGGCAGACATCCTGAATATGTTCGTGAACGCCGAAAATCTCCTGAACCACCAGAATGATCGGTAATTTTCCGGAGACGTTTTCCGGCCGGGCGAGATAGGCGGGAAGATCTTCTCCCTGCGAAGGAATGGTGGTCTGACCGGCGTGCAGCCCGTCGGTGTCCGTGTGAATAGTGGTGCTGGCAACCGGTGTCACGGCAGGGGCAAAGCTGGTCGGAGCCTGTTTCAGTGTCAGTAATTCTTCTTCTTTTTCATCTTGGTCTCCATGTCAGTGTCCATACAGAAATCTGGCTCTATGGATTAAAACTATAGTCGGAAAGCGGGAACAGCAAGGCAGAACAGATGTTCTATAGTTAAAAGTTATGCAGGAAATATGTCAGGGAAGAACCATAGAACGTCCGAATCTTTCATGAGGAGTCATGTTCAATGTCGAAATCACCGTCTAAAACGACCCAGAAAAGTGAGCC from Rahnella sikkimica encodes the following:
- a CDS encoding PTS fructose-like transporter subunit IIB; its protein translation is MTKIIAVTACPSGVAHTYMAAEAIERAAKAKGWDCKVETQGSIGLENELTVEDVAAADMVILTKDIGIKFEERFKGKVVVRVAISDAVKRADAIMEKISAHLASATATD
- the ptsP gene encoding phosphoenolpyruvate--protein phosphotransferase — encoded protein: MTKKLSFTCVLVNGVHARPASHIETLCNGFDSAFHWHNVRSDRKADGKSVLSLIGADILPGDECHVTVEGEDEEAAYAALAHFIEHQFPLCDEALPEHDGQAEREPLPESLAHLSPLVFRARSVSEGCALGKLVSLARVNLATLTDLPAPQGTDKEQSLLSHGLAALEKSIELQLMAGNGTVTAVLEAHRSLLRDNSLRDALHQQVMEGKSCAQSIVETALHFSEQLALSSSAYLRERELDIRDVSFQLLQQIYGEECFASQQKLSEASICLADELTPSQFLELDKQHLKGLLLGSGGSTSHTVILARSFNIPTLVGVDPQSLQAYLRQDVQIDGDLGLVACALSEPVRRYYRQEECVRQALRQQQSAYLDTPGYTADGVRLEVAANIAHSVEADAAFSNGAEAVGLFRTEMLYMDRASAPSEDELYNIYCQATEAAKGKTVIIRTMDIGGDKPVHYLNIPAENNPFLGYRAVRIYQEFLPLFLTQLRSILRASAHGPLKIMIPMISSMEEILWVKDRLAEAKQSLRNEQIPFDEKIPFGIMLEVPSVMFIIDQCCEEIDFLSIGSNDLTQYLLAVDRDNAKVTRHYNSLNPAFLRGLDHVVREVHRHGKWIGLCGELGAKGSVLPLLVGLGLDEISMSAPSVPVTKARLAKLDSRECRQLLNRAMQCRTSLEVEHLLAQFRMTVNDAPLITAECVALNADWRSKEEVIKGMVDNLMLAGRCRYPRKLAADVWAREAVFSTGLGFGFAIPHTKSEHIEQSTISVAKLPEPVQWGDEEAQFVVMLTLNKHAAGDQHMRIFSKLARRIMHDSFRDALMNSTTAAQIETLLKQELEL
- the fsa gene encoding fructose-6-phosphate aldolase, translated to MELYLDTADISAVKRLSRILPLQGVTTNPSIVAKARTSLWEVLPALRDALGGEGKLFAQVLANQAEQMVEEAELLHSRVPGLVVKVPATAEGLAAIKILRTRKIPTLGTAVYGAGQGLLSALAGAEYVAPYVNRLDAQGGDGIVMVTQLQKLLTLHAPHAKVLAASFKTPRQALDCLLAGCQSVTIPVDVAEQFVSAPAVQAAVVKFEEDWQGAFGQLSLR
- a CDS encoding dienelactone hydrolase family protein — protein: MTLKQAPTSFAPAVTPVASTTIHTDTDGLHAGQTTIPSQGEDLPAYLARPENVSGKLPIILVVQEIFGVHEHIQDVCRRLAKQGYLAIAPELYFRQGDPRDYTEISELFEKLVSKVPDQQVLSDLDHTAHWASQHGGDISKLGITGFCWGGRIAWLYAAHNPQLKAGVAWYGKLVGNKTLTNPTNPVDRAAALDAPVLGLYGGQDTGIPLDTVETMRQAIRAANANAEIVVYPEAGHAFNADYRPSYNAEVAQDGWQRMLDFFAQYGVK